In Flavobacterium praedii, the DNA window ATAAAACCTCTCGTTTGCAATAAATACTCTTAGCATTGCGTGAGGGATAGCAATAAGCTACCGAAGTAGCATGAATAGCCCGACCGCAGATAGGAAAAAGGGCAATGACGACAACGAAACTAGCCCTTTTTTCTAGCTGTGGTCACGCCCAAAAGATGTCTCCAAAACATTTTATACCATTACTGCTTTATTATTGTTGTTTTTTATTACCTGTCGGTAAATAATACAACCATGAAAATCCTATTAGGAATAAGATTAATGAAGCGATAAAAGCAGGTATTAAAATTTCTCTGTTGTTTTCCAAAGCGTTGTTCAATGAGGCATACAACAACCAAATCTGAATGGTGACATTCAATATTAAAATAAATATCAAAGTCGAAAGAATGTTATTCAACTTATTGGGATTCGCTTGATTTTGACTGGTTCTAAAGGTACTCATAACTTATTTTTGTTGTGGGTTGTGAATTTGAGTGATCAGAATAAAACTTAAAGAAATGTTCCTACTATTAACTGACGAATTAAACGGTTTGATCTTTGTGTTGAGAAGCTTTGACGTAAATATCATTTTCCTTAAAAAACACTTCTAGACTTGGCAAGGCTCTTGGCGGTGGCCCAGCTAAAACATCTCCCGTTTTTGCATCAAATGATCCTTCGTGACAGGGACAATGAATGATTCCGGTACCCGGTTTGTAAAAAACGGAACAGGAGAGGTGCGTACATTTTTGCTCATACGCCTTGAAATCGCCGCTTTCGAGGTGAATTAAGATATAAGGTATTGTACTACCCTCGATCACAAAAGCACGGGTTCCACCAACGGGAACTTCATCTTTTTTACACACGAAATGCTCTCCTTCGATTTCTTCTTTTGGAAGTAAATACGCTTTGGCAGCCACAAGACCACTTCCTACCATTAATCCGCCCGAAACGAGCGTAAGGAATTTAGCAAAGTCACGACGACTTACATTAGTGGCTTGCTGCTTGAGGATTGGAAAGTCTTTCTTCCAATTTTTATTTAAATTATCTTCTTTTGACATTTCTTTATGTTGTAAAAAAGTTTAAGGTTTAAGGTTTAAAGTGGTACTAAATCAATAAATAATCAACTCCGTACTGCCTTTTGGCATCATGATATTGACTTTGGTATTTACAATTTCTTTGCCAAATATAAAGGTATTGACTGGTGTGCTATTTGGACGCATTTCTTCGATTTCAGTTCTTGTTCCAAAAAACAAAGCGCCACTAGGACATACTGTAGCACACATGGGTTTCTTGCCAATACTGGTTCTATCGTAACACATTGTACATTTCATCATCAAATCATACGATTCTTCTTTTTTGGGCACACCAAATGGACAAGCCATCACGCAATTCGAACAACCAATACATCTTTCTGTATTGGCGGTATGCACAATTCCGTTTTCATCTTTGGATATCGCATCGGCGGGACATACATTAGCACAAACAGGATCGTCACAATGCATACACACCTGAACCGTTGTTTGTATTGTAGAAGCCCGATCGACATAATTCACGTGAATTAAAGTTTCCTGACCATTGGTTTCACATTCGGCACAAGCCATTTCGCAGGCTTTACAGCCAATGCAGCGTTGCATATCTACAAAAAATTCCTCGTTTTTATTGAAACTGGTATAATTCATCTTTATATTTTATAGATTAAACACTCGCATAAGCTGTTGATTCTTTGGAAGGCGCTGCAATCTCTTTGAGTGGTTCTAAGTGGCAAGCACATACTTTGAACTCCGGTATTTTTGAAATAGGATCTAACGTCCCGGGTGTTAATTGATTGGCTGATTTTTTCCCAGACCAGTGGTATGGAATAAAAACTGTATCCTCCCGAATGGTTTCAACAATATTTGCTGGAAAAATTCCTTCTCCCCGACGTGTCGACACCTTGATTAATTCTCTCTGTTGAATTCCGTATTGTTTAGCCAAAGTAGGATGAATTTCTAATAATGGCTCTGGAAACTGATCAACCAACTTCCCTATTCTACGGGTTTGCGTTCCACTCAAATATTGAGATACCACACGTCCCGTCGTTAATATCACAGGAAATTCGGCATCGGTAACCTCTCCCGGAAGTTTGTAAGGTGCTGGATTAAAATGGGCTTTCCCGTCAGGTGTCTTAAACTTTTTATCTTCCCACAATCTTGGTGTTCCTGGATGATCTTCCGTTGGACATGGCCAAAAGACTCCCATATTATCTTCAATCTTTTTATAGGTGATTCCGTTATAATCGGCTGTTCCTCCTTTTGAAGCCACTCGTAATTCATTAAAAATAGCTTCACTATTTTCATAGGTAAACTTATCTTCAACACCCAATCTTTTGGCTAATTCAAGAATGATCGAAGTATCCGTTCTCGCATCGCCCGGAGGCGTTACTGCCTGACGAATTCGGATTACTCTTCCCTCTGCCGATGTGGTTGTTCCTTCTTCTTCTTCCTGCAAAGAACCCGCCAAAACGATATCGGCGTGACGCGCTGTTTCATTCAAGAAAAAGTCAATGCAAACGTAATATTCCAGTTTCTCCAACGCTTCTCGAACATAATTGCTATTTGGCAAAGACACCAATGGATTGAAACAAATAGAAATTAATCCTTTTATTTCTCCACGATGAATTGCTTCTATAATTTCATAAGCCGATAGTCCTTTTCCAGGCATATCTTTCTCATTAATCCCCCAAACTTCCGAAATATACTTGCGGTGTTCCGGATTTTCAATATCTCTATTTCCTGGCAATTGATCGCATTTATGACCATGTTCTCTACCTCCTTGTCCGTTTCCTTGTCCTGTAATGGTTCCATAACCACAATAAGGTCTACCAATTCTTCCAGTTGCCAAAACCAAATTGATGCAACCCAAAACATTATCTACCCCTTTTGAGTGGTGTTCTATTCCACGGGCATGTAGTAAGAAACTCGTTTTGGCTTTGCCCCACAATTCCGCGGCTTCCCTTATTTTATTTTTATCAATTCCCGTAACTTCCTCTGCCCATTCTAGGGTATAGTCTTTTACGGCATCTATCGTTTCTTGAAAACCAGAAGTATAATTATCTATAAAATCATGATCCAGCATATCGTGATCCACCAAATATTTTAGCATTGCACCATATAAGGCCGAGTCAGTTCCAGGACGAACATCCAAATGAATGTCGGCAGTTCTAGCAAGTGGAATCATCCTTGGGTCAACTACTATAATTTTGGCTCCTCGGTCACGGGCTTTCCAAATCCAGTGTGTCAACGTTGGAAATGTTTCACTGATATTGGCACCAGCCACAATAATCACTTCGGCATATTCGAGATCCGAATAATTATTCGAAGCCCTGTCTAGTCCAAATGCTTTTTTGTTACCAGCTCCTGCACTCACCATACACAAACGACCGTTGTAATCTAAGTTTTTGGTTTTAAGCGCCACACGAGCAAATTTTCCAACGAGGTAACTTTTCTCATTGGTTAACGAAACTCCGGATAGCATCGACATAGCGTCATTCCCATACTTCTCTTGAATTCTTTTTATTTCCGAAACCGTTTTGCTCATCGCCTCATCCCATGATGTAGGTACAAAACCTTGCCCTTCTACTCTTTTCAAAGGAGTCATCAAACGATCTGGATGATTATTTTGCAAGTAGCGTTGCACCCCTTTCGGACACAATCTTCCTTCATTAAAGGGAAACTCCATCCAAGGCTCAAAACCTACCACTTTATTTTCTTTCACTAACAATTGGATTCCGCATTGCATTCCACAAAAACAACAATGTGTTTTTATAGCTTCATCCGGTTCATCCCTACCTACATAACCATCTTTTGGCGCATAGTTCAGCGTGGGGCCAAAATGCTTAACGATATTTTCTTCTGATACTGGTAATTTTGCCATTTTTTTATTTTTTTTACCGCTAAGACGCAAAGTCGCAATTATTTTTCATTGCAATAATGCTAATTTACGGCCTTTATTATTTTTAATCAATGTATACCTTTTTTCTCTGCGACATAGCGTCTTTGCGGTTAATTTTTATCCGAATAAATTTCCGCCTTCAAGTCTGGCTTTTAAATGCGCTTGTGCCAGTCGAGATCTTTTACCCTCAGGGCTCAAATCCAAGTGTGATGTTCCATCATCGTGCGTAAAATTAAAACCCAATTGTTCCGTCACCGTTTTCAAATCATTTATATGCAACTTGGTAGCAAAAGCTTCTCCTGTATGAGGACAAACCGCCATTCCTTGCTTCATCCCTTCCTTTTTGTAAATATGTGCTCCAATTTGTGCCGGACGCTGAATAATATGAAAAAACTTCCCGAAAGGAATCCATATCAAAAATAAGATTACCGTCACAGCGTGTAAAACTGCCAAGAAATCAAAAGCAAATCCTTTCATAAATTGATACGAATAGGTAAGTCCCAATCCTGTTACTGAAATGGCGATCAATAAAATAAGCGGTAATAAATCTCCTTCGAAAGACTGAGTGGCAATCAATCCGGGATTTGTCAAACGTCTTCTCAAATAATAAAGTGATCCAAAAATAACCAAATACGACGACCAGTTTAAAGCATGAAAAGTCAAAAATGCAACTATAGAATCCAATTTAAAGTCCATGACTTTATATCCAAAAAAGTAAGCTTCATAGACCGAAATGGTATTGGGTGCCATTGCAAAATGAATCCAACCAAAAGTAAGAGGGATTGTAACCAAAAAAGCCGAAGTACATCCCACTGCTATCATAAAATGCGCCACCCATCGGTACTTACCTCTAGGATAAATAAATTTCTGAAAAACAATATTCGCTATAGTTTCTTTTGTGGCAAACCAAAAATGAGAAAACACTTTTCCAGTTACCAAATACGTAATACCCCGTTTGAAATAGATCCATGTGGGTGGTCTTTGCAGCCAAACCGAATAGCGATAGACTATTCCGAAGAAAGCAAACACTGTTCCAAATAAATAGGTTACCAATGCCGCATCAAAATTCTGGAGATTTCTTGAACCAAAAAACACTAACCCAATCATAAAAATGGAAAGACCAGTTGCAATCAGTAATGCTTTGGTATTATATGTTTTGTTTTTCATATTATGTGTATTACTTTCAAATCGTTACAATTCTAATTTTTTGCTCTATTAAGTTACCAAAAGATCTAGAAGAGCTATTGGAATAACCGTTATATCAACTCCCAATTCAGATATTGGTACTAACTTGGTTTCTCACATCCTTTGCGGTTGTAAAACCACCAATTAATAACTGTAGCTAAGATAGTGAAAACAATTAAACCATAAAAGAACTGATTTACAGTACCATTAGCTGTAATATTATTTCCAATAAATTTAGAAAAAATAAAAGGTCCAAAAGCGGCAATTGCAGCGGTCCAACCAATTACTCCTGCAGCCTGACGTTGATTATCAGCAAAAATGATCGGATATTGTCTGAAGGTACCTGCATTTCCGACACCCGTAAAGAAGAACATTGCTAAAATCACTCCCACAAACATCGGAAATTGATCCATGCTCGTTGGTGCAACCAAACCTTGCGTCACTAAAAGTATCGCTCCAGTTAAAATCCCTAAACCTGTAATAGTGGTCAAAATTGCACCTCCCACTTTATCCGCCACAAAACCAAAAGCAATTCTACTAGCTGAACCAATCAGTGGTCCATAAAAAGCATATACTAATGGATCTGGAGCATTTGGAAAATCACCATATAAAAATTTAATCATCAAAGGGAATGCAGCCGACATACCTGCGAAAGTTCCAAAAGTCATTACGTAAGTAATCGTACAATACCAAGTATGCTTGTTTTTAAAAATATCCATTTGCTCTTTTATGGAAGCTTGCATTGGAATACTTTTTAAATAAAACCAACTGATAACAGCCAGAATCAAAAGAAAAGGGATGTACCAAAAAGCAGCAGATTGAATGTATACCTCTTTATTTTTCACAGCGGTATTATCTGGACTAATTTTATTTAATATTTTTTCAGCCAACTTTGGGTTCGCATTTGCAATGGCTTTTGATTTTGCTTTTAAAGGCAAAGCTGCAAAAATAACTGCATTATCGGTTGATTGAGTCGCTGTCATAACCGAATCCAATACTGGTTTCTTTACATTTTCCAATATTTTGGTTTGCACATCGGCATCCAATACTCCAAATACTTCTTTTTGCTTTTCTAAACTAGCATTCTGAAAAACAGCAAGCGTTTCTTTTGGATCAATGCTTGTAAATACTGAAGCGGCTCCGTAAATACTCACACTCAAAATAAGTGGGGTAATAAACTGTGCTAGTGAAACCCCAAAATTCCCAATTCCTGCTTGAATTCCCAAAGCGGTCCCTTTGAGCCTTTTTGGAAAAAACAAACTCGTACTTGGCATGTAGGAAGAGAAATCACCCCCACCAAAACCACAGGTAAAAGCCAAAATAGCAAAAACCCAAAACGGTGTATTGGTATCCATCACGGCAAAACCTATTCCAACAACTGGAATTAATTTTATTAAAGTAGCGAAAGCCACAACATGTCGCGTGCCAAAAATGGGTAATATAAAAGTATGAATGATTCGTAAAAAACCAGCGGCTAAACCAGGTATAGCCACCAACCAAAAAAGTTGGTCTTTAGAAAACGAAAATCCAAGTCCCGGAAGTTTGACTGCAATTACGCTCATCATAAACCAGGAGGCAAAAGATAAAATTAGTGATAAAGTGGTAATTGTTAAAGTTTTCCAAGCAATCTTACTCCCTGTTTTTTCCCAGAATTCTTCATTTTCCGGTTCCCATTTGTCTAGCCATGTTTTCATATTGTGTCTGTATTTGAATTATTTTTATATTGATTTGATCAAGTTATTGCAAATTATATTGTCTTACTTATTGTCTTCAATCTCTTTTGTAAAATTTGGTGATTTCACCCGAAGTATTTTGATAATGGTACGGTGCATCCAAAGCAAACAGCCCAATGATATCAGGAAAATAAAGATCCAAGAACTGGTCCAAAGTCCGGTAGAGTTCAGTAAATACCCAAAGATAATTGGCCCTACAAAACCACCTAACCCTCCTATAAGTCCTACCATCCCTCCTACTACCCCAACTTCATTAGGAAAATACTCCGGAATGTGTTTG includes these proteins:
- a CDS encoding DUF6755 family protein, translated to MSTFRTSQNQANPNKLNNILSTLIFILILNVTIQIWLLYASLNNALENNREILIPAFIASLILFLIGFSWLYYLPTGNKKQQ
- a CDS encoding Rieske (2Fe-2S) protein: MSKEDNLNKNWKKDFPILKQQATNVSRRDFAKFLTLVSGGLMVGSGLVAAKAYLLPKEEIEGEHFVCKKDEVPVGGTRAFVIEGSTIPYILIHLESGDFKAYEQKCTHLSCSVFYKPGTGIIHCPCHEGSFDAKTGDVLAGPPPRALPSLEVFFKENDIYVKASQHKDQTV
- a CDS encoding 4Fe-4S dicluster domain-containing protein; amino-acid sequence: MNYTSFNKNEEFFVDMQRCIGCKACEMACAECETNGQETLIHVNYVDRASTIQTTVQVCMHCDDPVCANVCPADAISKDENGIVHTANTERCIGCSNCVMACPFGVPKKEESYDLMMKCTMCYDRTSIGKKPMCATVCPSGALFFGTRTEIEEMRPNSTPVNTFIFGKEIVNTKVNIMMPKGSTELIIY
- a CDS encoding molybdopterin oxidoreductase family protein, whose product is MAKLPVSEENIVKHFGPTLNYAPKDGYVGRDEPDEAIKTHCCFCGMQCGIQLLVKENKVVGFEPWMEFPFNEGRLCPKGVQRYLQNNHPDRLMTPLKRVEGQGFVPTSWDEAMSKTVSEIKRIQEKYGNDAMSMLSGVSLTNEKSYLVGKFARVALKTKNLDYNGRLCMVSAGAGNKKAFGLDRASNNYSDLEYAEVIIVAGANISETFPTLTHWIWKARDRGAKIIVVDPRMIPLARTADIHLDVRPGTDSALYGAMLKYLVDHDMLDHDFIDNYTSGFQETIDAVKDYTLEWAEEVTGIDKNKIREAAELWGKAKTSFLLHARGIEHHSKGVDNVLGCINLVLATGRIGRPYCGYGTITGQGNGQGGREHGHKCDQLPGNRDIENPEHRKYISEVWGINEKDMPGKGLSAYEIIEAIHRGEIKGLISICFNPLVSLPNSNYVREALEKLEYYVCIDFFLNETARHADIVLAGSLQEEEEGTTTSAEGRVIRIRQAVTPPGDARTDTSIILELAKRLGVEDKFTYENSEAIFNELRVASKGGTADYNGITYKKIEDNMGVFWPCPTEDHPGTPRLWEDKKFKTPDGKAHFNPAPYKLPGEVTDAEFPVILTTGRVVSQYLSGTQTRRIGKLVDQFPEPLLEIHPTLAKQYGIQQRELIKVSTRRGEGIFPANIVETIREDTVFIPYHWSGKKSANQLTPGTLDPISKIPEFKVCACHLEPLKEIAAPSKESTAYASV
- a CDS encoding MFS transporter, with protein sequence MKNKTYNTKALLIATGLSIFMIGLVFFGSRNLQNFDAALVTYLFGTVFAFFGIVYRYSVWLQRPPTWIYFKRGITYLVTGKVFSHFWFATKETIANIVFQKFIYPRGKYRWVAHFMIAVGCTSAFLVTIPLTFGWIHFAMAPNTISVYEAYFFGYKVMDFKLDSIVAFLTFHALNWSSYLVIFGSLYYLRRRLTNPGLIATQSFEGDLLPLILLIAISVTGLGLTYSYQFMKGFAFDFLAVLHAVTVILFLIWIPFGKFFHIIQRPAQIGAHIYKKEGMKQGMAVCPHTGEAFATKLHINDLKTVTEQLGFNFTHDDGTSHLDLSPEGKRSRLAQAHLKARLEGGNLFG
- a CDS encoding magnesium transporter MgtE N-terminal domain-containing protein, giving the protein MKTWLDKWEPENEEFWEKTGSKIAWKTLTITTLSLILSFASWFMMSVIAVKLPGLGFSFSKDQLFWLVAIPGLAAGFLRIIHTFILPIFGTRHVVAFATLIKLIPVVGIGFAVMDTNTPFWVFAILAFTCGFGGGDFSSYMPSTSLFFPKRLKGTALGIQAGIGNFGVSLAQFITPLILSVSIYGAASVFTSIDPKETLAVFQNASLEKQKEVFGVLDADVQTKILENVKKPVLDSVMTATQSTDNAVIFAALPLKAKSKAIANANPKLAEKILNKISPDNTAVKNKEVYIQSAAFWYIPFLLILAVISWFYLKSIPMQASIKEQMDIFKNKHTWYCTITYVMTFGTFAGMSAAFPLMIKFLYGDFPNAPDPLVYAFYGPLIGSASRIAFGFVADKVGGAILTTITGLGILTGAILLVTQGLVAPTSMDQFPMFVGVILAMFFFTGVGNAGTFRQYPIIFADNQRQAAGVIGWTAAIAAFGPFIFSKFIGNNITANGTVNQFFYGLIVFTILATVINWWFYNRKGCEKPS